In Silvanigrella paludirubra, one DNA window encodes the following:
- a CDS encoding glycosyltransferase family 4 protein, with amino-acid sequence MQKNISILHVNTSEAFGGLELYTIQLIKKIMESGIHTAIYCIKGSKIDEEAQKLGIKIYYGFKQARISFSDIKYLRKIIKYDHFQIIHSHTRQDVWLCSLSLLFLKDKKQIFSLYMSAPSKKDIIHKFIYSKVTAITSSSEILNERIRKNYPVLPEQVKLLRYGRDLSLYNKNLNDRKNIRESLNTSDNEYVIATMCRIDPGKGVKEIAESILHLKPEIKQKIKIWIMGEPTLHHTASDGTPVYETQAKELYDWLKQFIKSPEAENKIQLIPFQKNIVPYLNAMDIFVLGTYKETYSLSVIDAMAMGLPVIGTNSGGTPEQVLNNIRGFLIEPRSSKEIANAITKYVENPKLICEHGENAKKWVFSEHNWQNKVTKLQSLYSETLEK; translated from the coding sequence ATGCAAAAAAATATCTCTATTTTACACGTCAATACTTCGGAAGCGTTTGGTGGTTTAGAGCTTTACACTATTCAATTGATAAAAAAAATAATGGAATCTGGAATTCATACTGCTATTTACTGTATTAAAGGCTCAAAAATAGATGAAGAAGCTCAAAAATTAGGTATAAAAATATATTATGGTTTTAAGCAGGCTCGCATTAGTTTCTCTGATATAAAATATTTACGAAAAATCATTAAATACGATCATTTTCAAATTATTCATTCTCACACAAGACAAGATGTATGGTTATGCTCTTTATCCCTTTTATTTTTAAAGGATAAAAAACAAATTTTTAGTTTATACATGAGTGCCCCATCTAAAAAAGATATTATTCATAAATTTATATATAGCAAAGTAACAGCTATTACTTCTTCATCAGAAATTTTAAATGAACGCATTCGAAAAAACTATCCTGTTTTACCAGAACAAGTAAAATTGTTACGTTATGGAAGAGATTTATCGCTTTATAATAAAAATTTAAATGACAGAAAAAACATAAGAGAAAGCTTAAATACAAGTGATAATGAATATGTTATTGCTACCATGTGCCGTATTGATCCTGGAAAGGGAGTAAAAGAAATTGCGGAATCTATCCTGCATTTAAAACCTGAAATCAAACAAAAAATTAAAATTTGGATTATGGGAGAACCTACATTACACCACACGGCATCAGACGGCACGCCTGTTTATGAAACTCAAGCAAAAGAATTATATGATTGGTTAAAACAATTTATTAAATCTCCCGAAGCCGAAAATAAAATACAGCTAATCCCATTTCAAAAAAATATTGTCCCCTATTTAAACGCCATGGATATTTTTGTTTTGGGAACCTATAAAGAAACATATTCTTTATCTGTTATCGACGCCATGGCAATGGGATTGCCAGTCATAGGAACGAATTCTGGCGGGACCCCCGAACAAGTTTTAAATAACATTCGAGGTTTTTTAATTGAGCCAAGAAGCTCCAAAGAAATTGCCAATGCAATAACTAAATATGTTGAAAACCCTAAATTAATATGTGAACATGGAGAAAATGCAAAAAAATGGGTTTTTTCAGAACACAATTGGCAAAATAAAGTAACAAAATTACAAAGTCTATACAGTGAAACATTGGAGAAATAA
- a CDS encoding trypsin-like serine protease has translation MKNILISFLVLLLIYSCKSEESINTRTKNKCDTSLFSNSNRIYDGCNIDENFENTYLESKSVVSVHSSGSLCTGTFIGDNTIITAAHCFNMDKIKNQSEFASIYNGLVHSFNGNESQDNYSRITKIKIHPYFLENCSNPNKTFCNFADLAILKTEKSVQQLNGFKAKITRNLSDSEMVTFIGYGKFNDHDTSSQRTKRWGISFLYLLDDSNFISLLSGLFLQNVSSKQEYFNSMKIKLDFDRNQNLKNGYLFSEGLENENGVCQGDSGGPVFVKRGNEFMLSGVIHATLGNSNVDICKNKKGMHMKIGSYLNWIQQEAINNGDSISLF, from the coding sequence ATGAAAAATATATTAATCTCTTTCTTAGTTTTATTATTAATTTATAGCTGTAAATCTGAAGAATCAATTAATACTAGAACAAAAAATAAATGTGATACTTCTTTATTTTCGAATTCAAATCGAATTTATGATGGATGTAATATAGATGAAAATTTTGAAAATACGTATTTAGAATCAAAATCAGTTGTTTCTGTTCACTCTAGTGGTTCTCTTTGCACAGGAACATTTATTGGAGATAATACTATTATTACTGCTGCTCATTGTTTTAATATGGATAAAATTAAAAATCAAAGTGAATTTGCATCTATATATAATGGTCTAGTGCATTCATTTAATGGAAATGAGAGTCAAGATAATTATTCAAGAATTACAAAAATTAAAATTCATCCTTATTTCCTCGAAAATTGTTCTAATCCAAATAAAACATTTTGTAACTTTGCTGATTTAGCTATTTTAAAAACGGAAAAAAGTGTTCAGCAATTAAATGGATTTAAAGCCAAAATCACAAGAAATCTATCAGATAGTGAAATGGTTACTTTTATAGGGTATGGAAAATTTAACGATCATGATACATCTTCACAAAGAACAAAAAGATGGGGTATTTCTTTTTTATATCTGCTTGACGATTCTAATTTCATATCCTTATTATCAGGTCTTTTTTTGCAAAATGTTTCATCAAAACAGGAATATTTTAATTCAATGAAAATAAAATTAGATTTTGATAGGAATCAAAATCTAAAAAATGGTTATTTGTTTTCGGAAGGATTAGAAAATGAAAATGGAGTTTGTCAAGGAGATTCGGGTGGTCCTGTTTTTGTAAAAAGAGGTAATGAATTTATGTTATCAGGAGTTATTCATGCAACTCTTGGAAACTCTAATGTGGATATATGCAAAAACAAAAAAGGAATGCATATGAAAATTGGATCCTATTTAAATTGGATTCAACAAGAGGCTATAAATAATGGAGATTCGATTTCCTTATTTTAA
- a CDS encoding heavy metal sensor histidine kinase has product MNTFNNFTRFLKNRLSLSILLILWNFITCIVIFISSQYFFNYFSKDYNNNYEELVISMSINDFIDYISENNISKNESIINETNPSFNKIEPRLISIEDLSKNKIIYYDNKIDTLIHKLELENKLIPIKPDNFVSIKKLGPYYYYYVEKNINISGNNYKYKVLAERTRLINKQLNLKDKIVYSSLIILILLLSISIFILKIILLPVENIVKDIKEIDSNNLQKRIQVQWIPRDLVIIKNSFNSILNKLEESFQRLSQFSEDIAHELRTPVNNLKGEIEVSLQRKRSNKEYEEILESNLEECFRLTEIIDSLTFLARTEKKDIIIQRTHFNLFHDLNKLIELYEAFAFEKNIMLTLECPKVWDVNLDKILFTRIISNLISNAIQYNKQNGKVHVKVEGNNHDLKITVSDTGIGIDKKHISFIFDRLYRVNNMRSSNQKNLGLGLSMVKNMMLLHDGSINIESNLGEGTSFILYFPNSLNIS; this is encoded by the coding sequence TTGAATACATTTAACAACTTTACTCGTTTTCTTAAAAATAGATTAAGTTTATCCATACTTCTCATTTTATGGAACTTTATAACATGTATTGTTATATTTATTTCTAGTCAGTATTTTTTTAATTATTTTTCAAAAGATTACAATAATAATTACGAAGAATTAGTAATATCAATGAGCATAAATGATTTCATTGACTATATATCAGAAAATAATATTTCAAAAAACGAAAGTATTATTAATGAAACAAATCCTTCTTTCAATAAAATTGAACCTAGATTAATAAGCATTGAAGACTTATCCAAAAATAAAATCATTTATTATGATAATAAAATAGACACTTTAATTCATAAATTAGAATTAGAAAACAAACTTATTCCAATTAAACCTGATAATTTTGTTTCTATTAAAAAACTAGGTCCATATTATTATTACTATGTTGAAAAAAATATAAATATTAGTGGAAATAACTATAAATATAAAGTTTTAGCAGAAAGAACTCGACTTATAAATAAACAATTAAATCTTAAAGATAAAATAGTTTATTCGAGTTTAATAATTTTAATTTTACTATTATCAATTTCCATTTTTATTTTAAAAATAATATTATTACCTGTTGAAAATATAGTTAAAGATATTAAAGAAATAGATTCAAATAATTTACAAAAACGAATTCAAGTTCAATGGATCCCAAGAGATCTTGTGATAATTAAAAACTCTTTTAACTCTATATTAAACAAACTGGAAGAATCTTTTCAAAGGCTGTCTCAATTTTCCGAAGACATTGCTCATGAGCTAAGAACACCTGTAAATAATTTAAAAGGAGAAATTGAAGTTTCTTTACAAAGAAAGAGATCAAATAAAGAATACGAAGAGATTTTGGAGTCTAATTTAGAAGAATGTTTTAGACTTACAGAAATAATTGATAGTTTAACTTTTTTAGCAAGAACAGAAAAAAAAGATATTATTATTCAACGAACTCATTTTAATCTTTTTCATGATTTAAATAAACTAATAGAATTATATGAAGCTTTCGCTTTTGAAAAAAATATTATGTTGACTCTTGAATGCCCAAAAGTATGGGACGTAAATTTAGATAAAATATTATTTACACGAATTATAAGTAACTTAATATCTAATGCAATTCAATATAACAAACAAAATGGTAAAGTCCATGTAAAAGTAGAAGGTAATAATCATGATCTTAAAATAACAGTTTCTGATACTGGAATAGGGATAGATAAAAAACATATTTCATTTATTTTTGATCGTCTTTATAGAGTAAATAATATGAGAAGTTCTAATCAAAAAAACCTTGGTCTTGGTTTATCTATGGTAAAAAACATGATGCTGTTACATGATGGATCTATAAATATTGAAAGCAATTTAGGAGAAGGGACTAGTTTTATTTTATATTTTCCTAATTCGTTAAATATTTCTTAA
- a CDS encoding response regulator transcription factor, whose translation MRVLIIEDAEKAASFLKKGLTEKGYVVDVEHDGFEGFIQAQNNNYDIILLDVMLPNMDGWSILEKLKEIKTKHANIIMLTSKDHTDNIVKGLNLGADDYLTKPFTFTELVARIKAITRRKKTKKNNILVFHDLEINLNNQKVTRNGNVIDLAPKEFELLSLLAQNNKIVLSRHEILEKIWDIHFNVQKNLVEMQIKRLRSKIDDGFEKKLIKTVRGIGYMFDGG comes from the coding sequence ATGCGCGTTTTAATTATTGAAGATGCCGAAAAGGCAGCTTCCTTTTTAAAAAAGGGCCTGACAGAAAAGGGATATGTTGTTGATGTAGAACACGACGGTTTTGAAGGTTTCATTCAAGCTCAAAATAATAATTATGATATTATTTTATTGGATGTGATGTTACCTAATATGGATGGCTGGAGTATTCTAGAAAAATTAAAAGAGATAAAAACAAAGCATGCTAACATCATTATGCTCACCTCTAAAGATCACACCGATAACATTGTAAAAGGTTTAAATTTAGGAGCAGATGATTATCTTACCAAACCTTTTACATTTACAGAGCTAGTTGCTCGCATTAAAGCAATCACAAGAAGAAAAAAAACAAAAAAAAATAATATTTTAGTTTTTCATGACCTTGAAATCAATTTAAACAATCAAAAAGTAACCCGAAATGGGAATGTGATTGATCTAGCTCCGAAAGAATTTGAACTTCTCTCGCTTCTTGCCCAAAATAATAAAATTGTTCTTTCTCGCCATGAAATTTTAGAAAAAATTTGGGATATTCATTTTAATGTGCAAAAAAATTTAGTTGAAATGCAAATTAAAAGACTTCGTTCTAAAATAGATGATGGATTTGAAAAAAAATTAATAAAAACAGTTCGTGGTATTGGCTATATGTTTGATGGTGGCTGA
- a CDS encoding histidine kinase dimerization/phospho-acceptor domain-containing protein — translation MDFFKTFYRFINNNITLSRLFLLWYMISFIIILTLSLIILKFTLKPIEQFAKEIDNINSNNLNKKIKVKWIPKELLIIKKNFNIILSRLYDSFQKINQFSEDVSHELRTPLHSLKVEIEVALQKERTNNEYKETLISNLEECNKIYELIDNLTFLAKTEKKDIQIKPDPFSISKEISYLVEPFEPIAEEKNLPYIFDRMYRVNNLNIKRNNNLGLGLSMVKNLIELQKGTITIQSEFEKGTTVTLNFPNCIQSI, via the coding sequence GTGGATTTTTTTAAAACCTTTTACAGATTTATTAATAATAACATAACACTATCAAGACTTTTTTTATTATGGTACATGATATCTTTTATAATAATTTTAACTTTATCTTTGATTATTTTAAAATTCACTCTAAAACCAATTGAGCAGTTTGCCAAAGAAATAGATAACATTAACTCTAATAATTTAAATAAAAAAATTAAAGTAAAATGGATTCCTAAAGAACTCTTAATCATAAAGAAAAACTTTAATATTATTTTATCACGTCTATATGATTCTTTTCAAAAAATAAATCAATTTTCTGAAGATGTTTCACATGAATTAAGAACGCCACTTCATAGTTTAAAAGTAGAAATTGAAGTTGCCCTTCAAAAGGAGAGGACAAATAATGAATATAAAGAAACTTTAATTTCTAATCTTGAAGAATGCAATAAAATTTATGAATTAATAGATAATCTAACTTTTTTAGCCAAAACAGAGAAAAAAGATATTCAAATTAAGCCAGATCCTTTTTCAATTTCGAAAGAAATTTCTTATTTAGTTGAACCATTTGAACCTATTGCAGAAGAAAAAAATCTTCCTTACATTTTTGACAGAATGTACAGAGTAAATAATTTAAATATCAAAAGAAACAATAATTTAGGACTAGGCTTATCTATGGTTAAAAATCTGATAGAATTACAAAAAGGAACAATAACAATTCAAAGCGAATTCGAAAAAGGCACAACTGTAACTCTAAATTTCCCAAATTGCATTCAATCAATTTAA
- the rffA gene encoding dTDP-4-amino-4,6-dideoxygalactose transaminase: MRIPLSKPHIPKQVFENINQVLNSGKLSGDGFFCHSTEDKLKKLLNVKHVLLTSSCTHALEIAMLLLDAKENDEVILPSFTFTSTANAVLVAGLKPVFCEIDPNTMNMDMNDVAKKITNRTKAVIPVHYAGISCDMEKLIKLCAPQNIKIVEDAAHGIGAKWKEKYLGTIGHMGTLSFHDTKNVICGEGGAFITNDDILADKAQIIREKGTNRAQFLRGQVDKYTWVAKGSSYILAEPLAAILSAEVDIMNELNEKRGKIHHYYIEQLKHLEEKNILKLPHFSKDCDSNYHLFHIILKNELSRNSLMGYLREKGIGATFHYIPLHSAPAGEKLGYKRNQLPITEEYSTRLLRLPLYPDLTEQECVSIVTEIQNWSQNQ, translated from the coding sequence ATGAGAATACCTTTATCAAAACCTCATATCCCAAAACAAGTCTTTGAAAATATAAATCAAGTTTTAAACTCTGGAAAATTATCTGGAGATGGCTTTTTTTGTCATTCTACCGAAGATAAATTAAAAAAATTATTAAATGTAAAACATGTTTTACTTACTTCTTCTTGCACTCACGCTCTTGAAATAGCCATGCTTTTATTAGATGCCAAAGAAAATGATGAGGTTATTTTACCTTCTTTTACTTTTACATCAACAGCAAATGCCGTTTTAGTAGCTGGTTTAAAACCTGTTTTTTGTGAAATTGATCCCAATACAATGAATATGGACATGAATGATGTTGCTAAAAAAATAACAAATAGAACAAAAGCAGTAATTCCTGTTCACTATGCCGGAATCAGTTGTGATATGGAAAAGTTAATAAAACTTTGTGCTCCTCAAAATATTAAAATTGTAGAAGATGCTGCTCACGGTATAGGCGCAAAATGGAAAGAAAAATATTTAGGTACCATTGGACATATGGGAACATTAAGTTTCCACGATACCAAAAATGTAATTTGTGGTGAAGGCGGCGCTTTTATTACTAACGATGATATCCTTGCTGATAAAGCACAAATAATAAGAGAAAAAGGAACAAATCGAGCTCAGTTTTTACGTGGCCAAGTGGATAAATACACATGGGTTGCAAAAGGCTCTAGTTACATTCTTGCCGAACCTCTAGCTGCTATATTATCTGCAGAAGTTGATATTATGAATGAATTAAACGAAAAACGAGGCAAAATTCATCATTATTATATAGAACAATTAAAACATTTAGAAGAAAAAAATATTTTAAAGTTACCTCATTTTTCTAAGGATTGTGATTCGAATTATCATTTATTTCATATCATATTAAAAAATGAATTATCTCGAAATTCATTAATGGGCTACTTAAGAGAAAAAGGAATTGGAGCTACATTTCATTATATCCCCCTTCACTCTGCACCAGCTGGAGAAAAATTAGGTTACAAAAGAAACCAACTTCCTATTACTGAGGAATATTCTACCCGTCTCTTAAGATTGCCACTTTACCCTGACCTTACGGAACAAGAGTGTGTTAGTATCGTTACTGAAATCCAAAATTGGAGTCAAAATCAGTAA
- the fliD gene encoding flagellar filament capping protein FliD: MAGIRINTGSGIDPKMVDQLVEIEREPIKQVEARKKTIVDEQKLFSDLKGLVSTLGSTLNGMRTKADFYKLKLTSSHPDIIEGTVDNNAPIGSYELEVRHLARSHKLLTQSFEDKDKTAVGFGYMTIEKEDGESFDVDIDPDRSTLNDVATQINSMDKGVKAIVINTKEGIEDSDEENYRLLVLSEKSGKEAKVTIDPDTTYLEFKEQITGRNLEMLFEDVKVYNETNKVTELFPGMVLDAKKAEPGTKVNIKIDYDVDKSLENVKKFVESYNKVNEFIEKQFQVDPNTNKAGVLSKDNSLRTLRRTLQSAIQFSLPTGKYQTLADVGISTDPKTGNLKYDETKAKQALSEDYVGVSKLFIQSDETVGIGIRMSDSVRNLQSQQSGVLPSKDREYKHILENFDKDIAVKNRYAKQKEESIRHQFAVVEQLISGMNAQGQVLQQRLGGMG, translated from the coding sequence ATGGCAGGGATTCGAATCAATACGGGCTCTGGTATTGATCCTAAAATGGTTGATCAATTGGTAGAAATTGAACGCGAACCTATAAAACAGGTTGAAGCGCGTAAAAAAACGATTGTCGATGAACAAAAATTATTTTCCGATTTGAAAGGTTTAGTAAGCACTTTGGGGTCAACTTTAAATGGAATGCGCACCAAAGCAGATTTTTATAAATTAAAACTGACAAGTTCCCACCCAGACATAATAGAAGGTACAGTAGACAATAATGCCCCAATAGGTTCATACGAACTTGAAGTCCGTCATTTAGCGCGTTCTCACAAACTATTAACTCAATCCTTTGAAGATAAAGATAAAACCGCTGTTGGTTTTGGATATATGACTATTGAAAAAGAAGATGGAGAAAGTTTTGATGTAGATATCGATCCCGATAGATCCACTTTGAATGATGTTGCTACCCAAATAAACTCAATGGACAAAGGCGTAAAAGCGATTGTTATTAATACAAAAGAAGGGATAGAAGATAGCGATGAAGAAAATTATCGTTTACTTGTATTATCGGAAAAATCGGGAAAAGAAGCCAAAGTAACTATTGATCCTGATACCACTTATTTGGAATTTAAAGAACAAATAACAGGCCGAAATTTAGAAATGTTATTTGAAGACGTGAAGGTTTATAATGAAACGAATAAGGTTACAGAGTTATTTCCAGGAATGGTTTTAGATGCAAAAAAAGCAGAACCAGGGACAAAAGTTAATATTAAAATTGACTATGATGTAGATAAAAGTCTTGAAAATGTTAAAAAATTTGTTGAATCTTATAATAAGGTAAATGAATTTATTGAAAAACAATTTCAGGTTGATCCAAATACAAACAAAGCAGGCGTTTTATCTAAAGACAATAGCTTGAGAACTTTAAGAAGGACTTTACAAAGCGCAATTCAATTTAGTCTTCCTACAGGAAAATATCAAACTTTAGCCGACGTGGGAATTTCTACCGACCCAAAAACTGGCAATCTAAAATATGACGAAACTAAAGCTAAACAGGCTCTATCCGAAGATTATGTTGGTGTTTCTAAGTTGTTTATACAATCAGATGAAACGGTTGGCATTGGAATTCGGATGTCAGACTCTGTAAGAAATTTACAAAGTCAACAAAGCGGTGTTTTGCCTTCAAAAGATAGAGAATACAAACATATTCTTGAAAATTTTGATAAAGATATTGCTGTAAAAAACCGTTACGCTAAGCAAAAAGAAGAAAGTATTCGTCATCAATTTGCTGTTGTAGAACAACTTATCAGTGGAATGAATGCTCAAGGTCAAGTGTTGCAACAAAGACTCGGTGGTATGGGCTGA